From one Cyanobacterium stanieri PCC 7202 genomic stretch:
- a CDS encoding FHA domain containing protein (PFAM: FHA domain~COGs: COG1716 FOG: FHA domain~InterPro IPR000253~KEGG: syp:SYNPCC7002_A0474 FHA domain-containing protein~PFAM: Forkhead-associated protein~SMART: Forkhead-associated protein~SPTR: FHA domain protein), with protein MLVITLTLLHPLKSTPVQKWNFEPNTVIRIGRANDNDVVLYSAVVSRHHLEIRPRNDDWALISLGSNGTFVNGRKINKVLVKDGMIIRLASSGPKILIQLSSDDEDSTMGRSKNISAKPISSKDISKETVMN; from the coding sequence ATGTTGGTGATTACCTTAACTCTTTTGCACCCTCTCAAATCGACTCCCGTTCAAAAATGGAATTTTGAACCAAATACGGTGATCAGAATTGGCAGGGCCAATGATAATGATGTTGTATTATATAGTGCTGTGGTTTCCCGTCACCATCTGGAAATTCGCCCCAGAAATGATGACTGGGCATTAATCAGCTTAGGCTCTAATGGTACTTTTGTTAATGGTCGTAAAATTAATAAAGTATTGGTAAAAGATGGAATGATCATTCGTTTGGCTAGTTCAGGGCCAAAAATACTGATACAATTAAGTTCCGATGACGAAGACTCTACCATGGGAAGAAGTAAAAATATCTCAGCAAAACCCATCAGCAGTAAAGATATTTCCAAGGAAACGGTGATGAATTAA
- a CDS encoding photosystem I reaction center subunit PsaK (PFAM: Photosystem I psaG / psaK~TIGRFAM: photosystem I reaction center subunit PsaK~InterPro IPR000549:IPR017492~KEGG: syf:Synpcc7942_0407 photosystem I reaction center subunit X~PFAM: photosystem I psaG/psaK protein~SPTR: Photosystem I reaction center subunit X;~TIGRFAM: photosystem I reaction center subunit PsaK) produces MTFPSLLAQVPQTVEWNFQVALVMISANLVAIFIGRFAIQKAGVGPDLPISKPDVWKNFGVPELLATVSLGHILGAGFILGLSNAGLL; encoded by the coding sequence ATGACTTTTCCTAGCTTATTAGCCCAAGTACCCCAAACCGTGGAATGGAATTTCCAAGTAGCCCTAGTAATGATTTCTGCTAATTTAGTCGCAATTTTCATTGGGCGCTTTGCCATCCAAAAAGCAGGAGTAGGCCCTGACTTACCCATTTCCAAACCTGATGTCTGGAAAAATTTTGGAGTACCCGAATTACTAGCCACCGTTAGTTTAGGTCATATCCTAGGGGCAGGATTTATTCTCGGATTGTCTAATGCAGGATTATTATAA
- a CDS encoding urease, gamma subunit (PFAM: Urease, gamma subunit~TIGRFAM: urease, gamma subunit~COGs: COG0831 Urea amidohydrolase (urease) gamma subunit~InterPro IPR012010:IPR002026~KEGG: cyc:PCC7424_4411 urease, gamma subunit~PFAM: Urease gamma subunit region~PRIAM: Urease~SPTR: Urease subunit gamma;~TIGRFAM: urease, gamma subunit): MQLSPQEKDKLLIFTAGLLAERRKAKGLKLNYPEAIAYISSAILEGAREGRSVAELMSYGTTLLTKDDVMDGIAEMIDEVQVEATFLDGTKLVTVHNPIK, from the coding sequence ATGCAATTATCACCCCAAGAAAAAGATAAATTATTAATTTTCACCGCAGGATTGTTAGCAGAAAGAAGAAAAGCCAAAGGATTAAAACTTAACTATCCTGAAGCTATTGCTTATATATCCTCTGCTATCCTCGAAGGTGCAAGGGAAGGGCGTAGTGTGGCAGAATTAATGAGTTATGGCACTACTTTATTAACCAAAGATGATGTAATGGATGGCATTGCGGAAATGATTGACGAGGTGCAGGTTGAGGCGACTTTTCTTGATGGTACAAAATTAGTTACGGTTCATAATCCTATTAAATAA
- a CDS encoding UreE urease accessory domain-containing protein (PFAM: UreE urease accessory protein, C-terminal domain; UreE urease accessory protein, N-terminal domain~COGs: COG2371 Urease accessory protein UreE~InterPro IPR012406:IPR004029:IPR007864~KEGG: syp:SYNPCC7002_A0720 urease accessory protein E~PFAM: UreE urease accessory domain-containing protein~SPTR: Urease accessory protein ureE): MIVLDRYVDKNIPQDIDFDILLTAEERQKTRQKFIIDGQEIKLNLKRGTILVDGDLLTDENGTVVVKVRAKSEPVMTIISHHSLDLIRASYHLGNRHVSLEIGDNYLRFSSDHVLASMVINLGLQVIEEIAPFCPEIGAYHHSHH, translated from the coding sequence ATGATTGTTTTAGATAGATATGTAGATAAAAATATTCCCCAAGATATTGATTTTGATATTTTATTAACCGCAGAGGAAAGGCAAAAAACGAGACAAAAATTTATTATTGATGGGCAAGAAATTAAGTTGAATTTAAAGAGGGGTACTATTCTTGTTGATGGTGATTTATTAACCGATGAAAATGGCACAGTTGTAGTGAAAGTGAGAGCCAAATCAGAGCCTGTAATGACTATTATTAGTCATCATTCTCTTGATTTAATACGAGCTAGTTATCATTTAGGAAATCGTCACGTATCTTTAGAAATTGGAGATAATTATTTACGGTTTTCTTCTGATCATGTTTTGGCATCTATGGTGATTAATTTAGGTTTACAAGTCATAGAAGAAATTGCTCCTTTCTGTCCAGAAATAGGGGCATACCACCATTCCCACCATTGA
- a CDS encoding phosphoribosylanthranilate isomerase (PFAM: N-(5'phosphoribosyl)anthranilate (PRA) isomerase~COGs: COG0135 Phosphoribosylanthranilate isomerase~InterPro IPR001240~KEGG: cyc:PCC7424_0363 N-(5'-phosphoribosyl)anthranilate isomerase~PFAM: N-(5'phosphoribosyl)anthranilate isomerase (PRAI)~PRIAM: Phosphoribosylanthranilate isomerase~SPTR: N-(5'-phosphoribosyl)anthranilate isomerase), producing the protein MRIKICGLTNVEEARAIASMGVDTIGFICVKDSPRYISPSSIRAIVEKLPPQVSTIGVFVNASVTEIIDIIKEAKLTGVQLHGEEDIDFCNQLREHLPDIEIIKAIRHKNSQSQQEAEKYLPFVDTLLIDTYQKGIHGGTGKTFNWQELSEFRPSRPWLVAGGISPDNVITALNTLKCDGIDLSSKVEISPGKKDLEKIKQLINSLESIKTTLPN; encoded by the coding sequence ATGCGTATAAAAATCTGTGGTTTGACTAATGTTGAGGAGGCAAGGGCGATCGCATCTATGGGAGTAGATACCATTGGTTTTATATGTGTCAAAGACTCTCCCCGTTATATCTCTCCTTCTAGTATAAGGGCGATCGTTGAAAAACTCCCCCCCCAAGTTAGCACCATCGGCGTATTTGTAAACGCTTCTGTGACCGAAATTATCGATATAATAAAAGAAGCAAAACTCACAGGTGTTCAACTCCATGGAGAAGAAGACATTGATTTTTGTAATCAATTACGGGAACATTTACCCGATATTGAAATTATCAAAGCCATCAGACACAAAAATTCCCAATCTCAACAAGAAGCCGAAAAATACTTACCCTTTGTCGACACCCTCTTAATCGATACTTACCAAAAAGGCATCCATGGAGGCACAGGGAAAACCTTTAACTGGCAAGAATTAAGCGAATTTCGCCCCTCACGCCCTTGGCTAGTGGCAGGAGGTATTAGCCCAGATAATGTCATCACTGCTTTGAATACCCTTAAATGTGATGGAATTGATCTTTCTAGTAAAGTAGAAATCAGCCCTGGGAAAAAAGATTTAGAAAAAATAAAACAGTTAATTAATAGCCTAGAAAGTATTAAAACTACCTTACCCAATTAA
- a CDS encoding Radical SAM domain protein (PFAM: Radical SAM superfamily~COGs: COG0602 Organic radical activating protein~InterPro IPR007197~KEGG: cyc:PCC7424_1319 radical SAM domain protein~PFAM: Radical SAM domain protein~SPTR: Radical SAM), with the protein MINIIEKNAPIKDNLSYQYPIVETFHSVQGEGFYAGVNAYFIRLAGCDVFCPWCDQKETWSTKKYPLHSVEKIVNQIKQINTNIIIITGGEPLLHDLKPLTLELKKTGKNIHLETSGAHPFSGIFDWVTFSPKPYKKPHESIYNHASELKVVISQEKDFIWALSEAKKVPSHTIKYLQPEWNSPDTQDLIFNYIKENPQWRLSLQTHKYLGVR; encoded by the coding sequence ATGATCAATATAATCGAAAAAAATGCACCCATAAAAGATAACTTAAGTTATCAATATCCCATCGTTGAAACCTTCCACTCCGTCCAAGGAGAAGGATTTTATGCAGGAGTTAACGCCTATTTTATTCGCCTCGCTGGTTGCGATGTCTTTTGTCCTTGGTGTGATCAAAAAGAAACATGGTCAACAAAAAAATATCCGCTTCACAGCGTAGAAAAAATTGTCAATCAAATAAAACAAATCAATACTAATATCATTATTATTACAGGAGGAGAACCCCTCTTACATGACTTAAAACCCCTCACTTTAGAACTAAAAAAAACAGGTAAAAATATCCATTTAGAAACATCAGGCGCCCACCCTTTTTCGGGTATATTTGACTGGGTAACATTTTCCCCCAAACCCTATAAAAAACCCCATGAAAGTATTTATAACCATGCTAGTGAGTTAAAAGTAGTTATTAGTCAAGAAAAAGACTTCATCTGGGCATTATCCGAAGCCAAAAAAGTACCTTCCCACACCATCAAATATTTACAACCAGAATGGAATAGCCCTGATACTCAAGACTTAATTTTTAACTACATCAAAGAAAATCCTCAATGGCGCCTAAGTTTACAAACCCATAAATATCTCGGCGTAAGATAA